A DNA window from Pirellulales bacterium contains the following coding sequences:
- a CDS encoding undecaprenyl-phosphate glucose phosphotransferase: MYRRHGEKLGLVFLACDLTITVAAWLIAYALRFTFWPAPDGVPNLDAVLRPLPLLLILAAVAYRAAGLYDVHRLRQLPSEWGVVLRGSGLLFLLAVAAVFYRRELYESRLALGTFAALLPLGLVASRYLLWGALRRARSRGLNHSRALIVGSGRLARRVSQIIHKNRWTGLEAIGFVEDDPATRLPGLSRLGSIDELASIIEQQDVDHVFVALPLARYGELCGVYQALSQLLVEVQLVPDIPSLTGMRVRMLEVQQTCFLSLREDPHAGWRRVTKRGLDVAGALAALALFSPLMLLIAALVKLTSRGPVLYRQPRTSLAGAQFSMLKFRSMRINAEQATGPVWTHQNDARCTAIGHWLRRYSLDELPQLFNVLVGDMSLVGPRPERQIFAERFCGSIPGYLQRQQVKSGMTGWAQINGWRGNTSVRRRVEYDLYYIANWTLWFDVKILWLTLWRGFRQDNAY, encoded by the coding sequence ATGTATCGGCGACATGGTGAAAAGCTCGGACTGGTCTTTCTCGCCTGCGATCTGACGATCACGGTCGCGGCGTGGTTGATCGCGTACGCCTTGAGGTTCACTTTCTGGCCGGCGCCTGACGGCGTGCCCAACCTGGATGCGGTGCTGCGGCCATTGCCGCTCTTGCTCATTCTTGCGGCGGTGGCGTATCGCGCAGCAGGACTCTACGACGTGCATCGCTTGCGGCAATTGCCGAGCGAGTGGGGAGTGGTGCTACGGGGGAGCGGGCTCTTGTTCCTGCTGGCGGTAGCGGCAGTTTTTTACCGGCGTGAGCTATACGAATCGCGATTGGCGCTAGGCACTTTCGCGGCATTGTTGCCATTGGGTCTGGTGGCCAGTCGCTATTTGTTGTGGGGGGCGCTACGACGGGCGCGCAGCCGGGGGCTGAATCATTCGCGCGCGCTGATTGTGGGATCGGGGCGTTTGGCGCGGCGGGTGTCGCAAATCATTCACAAAAATCGTTGGACAGGATTAGAGGCTATTGGTTTTGTCGAAGACGATCCCGCCACTCGGCTGCCTGGGCTTTCGCGGCTGGGATCCATTGACGAACTGGCCTCGATTATTGAACAGCAGGACGTGGATCATGTGTTCGTCGCCTTGCCACTGGCGCGGTACGGCGAGCTTTGTGGCGTGTATCAGGCGTTGAGCCAGTTGTTGGTTGAAGTGCAATTGGTGCCCGACATCCCGAGCCTGACGGGGATGCGGGTGCGGATGCTGGAGGTGCAGCAGACCTGTTTTTTGAGCCTGCGCGAGGATCCGCACGCGGGGTGGCGGCGGGTGACCAAGCGAGGATTGGACGTGGCTGGCGCGCTCGCGGCGCTGGCTTTGTTCTCTCCGCTGATGTTGCTGATTGCCGCGCTAGTGAAACTGACAAGCCGCGGGCCGGTCTTGTATCGGCAGCCTAGGACCAGTTTGGCCGGCGCGCAATTTTCGATGTTGAAGTTTCGGAGCATGCGGATCAACGCTGAGCAGGCGACAGGCCCGGTATGGACTCATCAGAACGACGCGCGATGCACGGCGATTGGCCATTGGCTCCGGCGGTACAGTCTGGACGAGCTGCCGCAGTTGTTCAATGTGCTGGTCGGGGATATGAGTCTGGTGGGGCCACGTCCCGAACGGCAGATTTTTGCGGAGCGGTTTTGCGGTTCGATTCCCGGCTACTTGCAACGTCAACAAGTGAAGTCGGGGATGACCGGCTGGGCGCAGATTAACGGTTGGCGGGGCAATACGTCAGTGCGGCGGCGAGTGGAATACGATCTTTACTACATTGCGAACTGGACGTTGTGGTTCGACGTAAAGATCTTATGGCTAACGCTCTGGCGCGGTTTTCGACAGGACAATGCGTATTGA
- a CDS encoding tetratricopeptide repeat protein, whose protein sequence is MHRPLSYVEALKTVAHARAQAPSERAAGVALGHLALGKQLYEQGHYSEALGELESALQWNPSLPGALFFKGLVLVALARFSSARDALSQSLALESAQPLAWLALAFVEQELAEPFEALIAVENALAEEPQNGRAHLLKGNLLAALGSPREAMDAYRESIRHAPTLAAPRFKLARLLLDDQQASDAFNQAATALRMNCFDPRSRMAAGELFLANGALQAALVEFTAAADVDPAQSLPHARRGATLFRLGQFAEAEVALNTALSLNPKDYAACLDLARVAHALGRPADADAAIDQARQIDGRYPASDRLHEELNTTKDADLTNPAPVIASLTADIIAATGS, encoded by the coding sequence ATGCACCGACCGCTAAGTTATGTCGAAGCGCTTAAGACGGTGGCGCACGCACGCGCCCAAGCGCCCAGCGAGCGCGCGGCGGGTGTGGCGCTTGGTCACTTGGCGCTCGGCAAACAGCTTTACGAGCAGGGCCATTACAGCGAGGCCCTCGGCGAGTTGGAAAGCGCTCTCCAGTGGAACCCGTCACTGCCTGGCGCGCTGTTCTTCAAAGGGTTGGTGCTCGTTGCCTTGGCCCGCTTTTCATCCGCTCGCGACGCCCTTTCCCAATCACTGGCGCTCGAATCGGCCCAACCCTTGGCTTGGCTTGCGCTGGCCTTTGTCGAACAAGAACTGGCCGAACCGTTCGAGGCCTTGATTGCGGTCGAAAACGCGCTCGCCGAAGAACCGCAAAACGGCCGGGCACATCTGCTCAAGGGCAATCTGCTGGCTGCGCTTGGCTCCCCGCGCGAAGCGATGGACGCCTATCGCGAGTCGATTCGTCATGCCCCTACCTTGGCCGCGCCCCGTTTCAAGCTGGCGCGACTCCTGCTGGACGATCAACAAGCCAGTGATGCGTTCAACCAAGCGGCAACTGCCCTGCGCATGAACTGCTTTGATCCACGTTCGCGGATGGCCGCGGGCGAATTGTTCCTGGCCAATGGCGCGCTTCAGGCCGCACTCGTAGAATTCACCGCTGCCGCCGATGTCGATCCTGCGCAATCGCTCCCCCATGCGCGCCGCGGCGCGACCCTCTTTCGGCTCGGTCAATTCGCCGAGGCAGAGGTCGCTCTTAATACTGCCTTGTCGCTCAATCCCAAGGACTACGCCGCCTGCCTCGATCTTGCCCGCGTTGCCCATGCGCTGGGCCGACCAGCGGACGCCGATGCGGCAATCGACCAGGCTCGTCAAATCGATGGCCGCTACCCCGCTTCAGATCGATTACATGAGGAGCTGAATACTACCAAGGACGCAGATTTGACCAATCCCGCACCGGTTATTGCTTCCCTGACAGCCGACATCATCGCTGCGACCGGAAGTTGA
- a CDS encoding HlyD family efflux transporter periplasmic adaptor subunit, which yields MSEQPRIRLKSGVTLTRLSPRQFALYDPVLDSHFELGPEERFILHQLTSSEPIDGLPNRFQQQFGQTISWRAVANFVEQLRQHQLLEGSPPPVESPATGGADSLAYRPGLNFFFDLLASLFGWLVHPLALAPALIIIAAGGGVFFRYYPDMLVDMRSASSRHLFLPLFLASFLQTVLLLNLPHALFIGMAVRRLGGSVHGLGFMRWRGVLPLVRIDTGLSLWLASDRDRRRFLVAEFLFPLVMGALFCIAWRLADRHEAARIFFTFNIAPCIVGFVLLQCNIFVMHSAYWALCARIGDWRLQDRAKAETRAWLALRRSPEALTHRERFWLRLYGLGYYGGHGLIDLGVIVALGALLLAGRGDRDPTVFVFALGAIAGVTRGWNLGARFVPDRLRWLMRGGGAWYVRWPLRIAVVAAVIACGFIPYTHEIGGEFRLAPLQEHSARAQISSEVAEVRIKAGDRVSGGSVIAVLHARDQRRDVETTRHALAEAQAEYDLAQHGFRKEQVEQALQEAEMYRAQLALHEREFNRISKLHEQKQSTDAQFDSAKFNRESSTRLLAGAEEKLAMLSGGSREEEIRAAKAKAERLAAELAHYETELSLAEVVAPGDGQWTVVRVPAKLGQYVHPGDLIAVLDDDTKLRAEIFATEDAAVYIKKGQLAKLRMPGYHEGELLTARVDSKARSAIHRDEIDVDPYRTDREFLSKARMTRQDDRYVRIYADLEHPPDDLVPYMTGHARVVISDDLLWHAVARPIVRFARTEIWSWLP from the coding sequence ATGAGCGAACAGCCGCGAATTCGCCTGAAATCCGGGGTCACTTTGACCCGCTTGTCGCCGCGACAGTTCGCGCTCTACGACCCGGTTCTTGACTCGCACTTCGAACTGGGTCCCGAAGAACGCTTCATCCTCCATCAACTCACCAGCTCGGAACCAATCGACGGTCTGCCCAACCGCTTTCAGCAGCAGTTTGGCCAGACGATCAGTTGGCGGGCGGTGGCCAACTTTGTTGAGCAGTTGCGGCAACATCAACTTTTGGAAGGTTCGCCGCCACCGGTCGAGTCCCCCGCCACAGGCGGCGCCGACTCGCTCGCCTATCGCCCCGGCCTCAACTTCTTTTTCGATCTATTGGCCTCGCTATTTGGCTGGCTCGTGCATCCACTCGCGCTGGCGCCGGCGTTAATCATCATCGCCGCTGGCGGCGGTGTCTTCTTCCGTTACTACCCAGACATGCTGGTAGATATGCGTTCCGCGTCGTCGCGGCATCTCTTTTTGCCGCTGTTCCTCGCGTCGTTTCTGCAAACCGTGCTTCTGCTCAATTTGCCGCACGCGCTTTTCATCGGCATGGCCGTTCGCCGCCTGGGGGGCTCGGTGCATGGCCTCGGCTTCATGCGCTGGCGCGGCGTTCTGCCGCTGGTGAGAATCGACACCGGTTTGTCGCTCTGGCTGGCGAGCGATCGCGATCGCCGCCGTTTTCTGGTCGCGGAGTTCCTCTTTCCGCTCGTGATGGGCGCCTTGTTCTGCATCGCCTGGCGCCTGGCCGACAGGCACGAAGCGGCCCGCATCTTCTTCACCTTTAATATCGCTCCCTGCATCGTCGGCTTCGTGTTGCTGCAGTGCAATATCTTCGTGATGCACTCCGCCTACTGGGCGCTCTGCGCCCGTATCGGCGACTGGCGTTTGCAAGATCGCGCCAAGGCCGAAACACGCGCCTGGCTGGCCCTGCGACGCTCGCCCGAAGCCCTCACCCACCGCGAGCGATTCTGGCTCCGCCTCTATGGCCTAGGTTACTATGGCGGTCACGGTTTGATCGACCTGGGAGTGATCGTCGCGCTCGGCGCCCTGTTGCTCGCGGGGCGCGGCGACCGCGACCCCACGGTCTTCGTCTTCGCGCTCGGCGCGATAGCCGGCGTGACGCGCGGCTGGAATTTGGGAGCTCGATTCGTGCCCGATCGTTTGCGATGGCTGATGCGTGGCGGTGGCGCGTGGTATGTGCGCTGGCCGTTGCGAATAGCCGTCGTTGCGGCCGTCATTGCCTGCGGCTTCATTCCCTACACGCACGAGATTGGCGGCGAGTTTCGCCTGGCGCCATTGCAAGAACATTCGGCCCGCGCGCAAATCTCGTCGGAAGTCGCGGAAGTCCGCATCAAGGCGGGCGATCGCGTTTCAGGCGGTTCAGTCATCGCGGTGCTGCATGCCCGTGACCAGCGCCGCGATGTGGAAACCACTCGCCACGCGCTGGCCGAGGCGCAAGCCGAATACGATCTGGCGCAGCACGGCTTCCGCAAAGAGCAGGTCGAGCAAGCGCTGCAAGAAGCGGAGATGTATCGCGCGCAACTCGCGCTGCACGAGCGCGAGTTCAATCGAATCTCCAAACTGCACGAGCAAAAGCAATCCACCGACGCTCAGTTCGACAGCGCCAAATTCAATAGAGAAAGCTCAACTCGCCTATTGGCCGGGGCCGAGGAAAAACTGGCCATGCTCAGCGGCGGCAGTCGCGAAGAGGAAATCCGAGCCGCCAAGGCGAAAGCCGAACGACTGGCGGCCGAACTCGCTCATTATGAAACGGAATTGAGCTTGGCCGAAGTCGTGGCCCCTGGCGACGGCCAATGGACCGTCGTCCGCGTTCCGGCCAAGCTTGGGCAATATGTTCACCCCGGCGACCTGATCGCGGTGCTCGACGACGACACCAAACTGCGGGCAGAGATCTTCGCCACCGAGGACGCGGCCGTTTACATCAAAAAGGGGCAATTAGCCAAACTACGCATGCCCGGCTACCACGAGGGAGAACTGCTCACAGCGCGCGTCGACTCAAAGGCTCGTTCGGCGATCCATCGCGATGAGATCGATGTCGATCCCTACCGCACCGATCGCGAGTTCTTGAGCAAAGCCCGCATGACGCGACAAGACGACCGCTATGTCCGAATATACGCCGACTTGGAACACCCGCCTGATGATCTGGTACCCTATATGACCGGACATGCTCGCGTAGTGATATCCGACGATTTGTTATGGCATGCCGTTGCGCGCCCGATTGTGCGATTCGCCCGAACCGAAATTTGGTCGTGGCTGCCGTAA
- a CDS encoding tetratricopeptide repeat protein — MSDYAPRLRAVGKLWTAHLAQAQVNLKSGRLTAALAEADLALAQNPEYAAAHFLKSRVLMAQKQWTQAADALRLSLRLDGSQHDAWLALAHVRQELAQYEEARTAAEKALSLDPQSPIGHLLHGAALASLGDHPRACVAYLRALDLDPLLIAARLRLAKLLAAIDDLPAAIAQLRLVRQCAPADREAPLLLGDLLRRAGHPQQAVAEYRSAIQTQPLQTAAYLRMGDLYDDLGRHLEAANMYRTAMTLDAQNLECHRKLARIYLRQGQFEQAQTLLCAARQIDPGCAEITHLLEAAHARRADADFLHETV; from the coding sequence ATGTCCGACTATGCTCCGCGATTGCGCGCCGTCGGAAAACTGTGGACCGCCCATCTTGCCCAAGCCCAAGTCAACCTGAAATCCGGTCGATTGACCGCTGCGCTGGCAGAAGCGGACTTGGCCTTGGCCCAAAATCCAGAGTACGCGGCAGCCCACTTCCTTAAGAGCCGCGTCCTGATGGCGCAAAAGCAATGGACTCAGGCGGCCGATGCCCTGCGTCTATCACTGCGCCTCGACGGTTCGCAACACGATGCTTGGCTGGCCCTAGCGCATGTTCGCCAGGAACTTGCTCAATACGAAGAGGCCCGAACCGCGGCCGAAAAAGCGCTCAGCCTCGATCCGCAGTCGCCGATCGGCCATTTGTTGCACGGCGCCGCGCTCGCCTCCCTTGGCGACCACCCGCGCGCTTGTGTCGCTTACTTACGCGCGCTCGATCTCGATCCCCTCTTGATTGCCGCGCGTCTGCGATTGGCAAAATTGCTGGCGGCGATAGACGACCTTCCGGCCGCGATCGCGCAGTTGCGCTTGGTTCGCCAGTGCGCGCCCGCCGATCGCGAAGCCCCGCTGTTGTTGGGCGACCTGCTGCGCCGAGCAGGTCACCCGCAACAGGCGGTGGCCGAGTATCGCTCTGCCATTCAAACTCAACCTCTGCAAACCGCCGCCTATTTGCGCATGGGCGACCTGTACGACGATCTGGGACGTCACCTCGAAGCCGCCAACATGTACCGCACGGCAATGACGCTTGATGCGCAGAATCTGGAGTGTCATCGCAAACTGGCCCGAATCTATCTCCGCCAAGGCCAGTTTGAGCAGGCGCAAACGCTCTTGTGCGCCGCGCGACAAATCGACCCGGGTTGCGCTGAAATCACCCATTTGCTCGAAGCGGCGCACGCCCGGCGCGCCGACGCCGATTTCCTGCACGAAACGGTATGA